The following nucleotide sequence is from Echeneis naucrates chromosome 5, fEcheNa1.1, whole genome shotgun sequence.
TGGCTAGGATCTCTTATCAAAATGGATGCATTAGAGCTTTCCATACTGCATTGTAAAGTTTTACATGAGCACGAAATCCGTGTTATTTTTCAATCGAAAATAGTCTTACAATAATCACCACACTTCATTGAAACATTTCGTAAACACTACAGTTCTGTAATGTTTCAGGAAATCATATTATTAGTATTTAAGTGAAACTgattcatgtctgttttttttttcagtaaaaattaaCTGGCTTTAGTGGTACAgacttttaatttaataaattatattttgtatgtCACCTCCCAAAGACTTTGCACAGGGCTGCTTTAGATTGgaggagcaacaacaacaaaattacaaagaTTAAGCTGGAACAATAGTCTTAAGGAGAAGATGATATCATTGCTTCTATGGAGAAGGTGTACAATAACACACAGGCTGAGAGGTTTTACATTTTGGTCCAGAGAAGCAACTGTACCCGGGATGGGCTGATACCTCCTCTGGAGTAGAAATACAACTAAAGATGAAAATATGAGACCGACAATGAAGTAAATGATTAAACATGTGGTTGTCAGTGATTACCAGTGGGacacaaaaatgtcaacagCTGAAGGACATGTGGATCCACAGAGCCTGgaaaaaaggcagcagagtttttgtgtgaaaaatgatAGAGAATTCATTTGTGAATATAACCTCTCATTATCTATACtacttatctgtcagggtcacCGGGGATGCTGGTGccgatcccagctgacattgggtgagggtcGCGtacagtctatcacagggccaacatattGAGACTAACAATCATTCACACGCACTATCGGCCACTTAATGTCACCATATGAAACATCCTTTTTTTCCCTATCCGTGGGAATCGAACGCAGAACCTTCCTGCTTTGAGGCAACTGTGCCACCCCATTTGTGAATTTGCACcattaaacaaaatgcaaagtCACACATTAGTGTCTAAGGACCAGACCTAGTTTGCTGTTGAAACCGGAGACTGTGTTACCATCCAGTTTCAAGGCCACATTATTTGTACTGCTTTATTTAGATTACCACACAGAAAAGCTAAATTTGCAGTGTGGCGAGAGAAACGGGGCTGAAAAGCACCCAAAGTTACAGTTAAGTTGAAGATTAAAATGCAGTGGACTATATACCTGctctaaacacaaaacaagaaatctACTACATTATTTTGCCAGATGAGTTACTTTTTAAATACAAGTGACAGCCATGTTCTTCTCACTGAACTGCCAGTTATCTTAACATTTGCTTTCattccttctcctttttcctccatctgaGACCAGCACTGTTGGTCAGGGGAGCAGCTACAGCCATGAGACGGACCACTGGCCTGTGTCCCAATATTAGGAACGGGAAAGGAATGACTTGCAGAGCAAGCCTTCATTGAGAAATTACCAAATATAGGCATATCATGGATACACAGGCTGAGGCAGGGTGATAGACATTAACTGATCTGTAGCTGCTACAAGTACTATTCTTTTCCTCTGAGCTTCAAGAATGATGGCTGTCCCACCAGCTGCTAGATAAACTGTAGACAATCTTCACTGTTTCCCTGCAGCTCCAAGCATGTCATGAAAATAGCTGCTGattatttaaattctttttcattgtttgttgcTGAAGcactgaaatggaaaattgTTTATAATCATGGAGAAGTTCATAAAATTCACTTATGTAATTTGGTTGTCAGGATTCACACACAATAAATTCATGAATGTAAATCCTTTTAATTTTGAGAGACATGGTTTATGCTCCATGTGGCTTTTTAGCTACATCCCCATATATCTATACATGGCTTTATGTGTCGTGTGCACATCCTCCAAGCAACACCAAACTGAGGTTCAGTGTGTTCAGAGGAAATATGGAAGTGCATTGTGTAACTTCACGTAGACCACAAATCAAGTGAAATGCATAATGGCTCAGCGGATATGAATACATAGGTACCTGATTTATCATacataaaaatttaattttgcatATTCTTCTTAATGATATTAGCCAGGTATAACATTAGACTTCATTATCATTAAAGACATACCAAGATCTTTCATTGAAGACATACAGGCTCTGTAAGAAAGCAGGTGTAATCAAATAGGGCCGAGAACTCTCCATAATACAGGACACATAAATTACGAGTGCCGCTCTGATTTTTGTTAATTACAATAACTTCCTTTAGAAATGACATTCTCTTTAGGGTGAGACATGAAGCCACAGAGGTGTTGATGTAAACCAGTAATGGCTTTCCAAATCTCCGAAGCTTAAGACACATAGATGTATTACATAAAAGTTATGTAAGGTATTCAAACACCCAGGCTAGAATGATTCTGTACACAATATAACATCAGATACTGAAGGACAGCCATTTCCCCCTTCTTATAAAAATGCATTATGTAATTATCACCATGCTTAAATTCTTTTGTCATGCAGCAGGATTCTGCTTTTCCGtccttcaaaatgaaatgttttgacatttggCCATCAGACACAATCAAGGACCACCTTGACCTTTTTCTTCCTTacccaagttttttttttttttttcagtcaggcCACCATGTTTGTTGATTCCCTGATATTTCCACCATTTCAAATTCCCAGTTTTAACAGATTTACAACTGACAAGTATAAGGTGGCTTTGTTCTCCACAAATAAATAACTGATCGAATTAATGTCCACTATATCATTGATAAACTTTTGTATATTAGAACTTTATATAGTTATTTGAATCTCTTATTAAGCTTGCCGTACACTCCCAACATGCTCACATCCAGATGCATACACAAGCTAACAAGTTATATGACTGGTTTCATGTTACCTAGTGCAAATAACCAGCAAAGCGTCAATGTGGACTAAGGAGAAACAACCACAGACTCATGGCACTCTCTGCAGTCAGAAAATAGAGAGCCCTGGCCTCACTCATTCTCCACGGAGTCTGTTTGGTCCAGTGTTTGAGGGGAGAATTCACAGTGAGGGCTATTTGTCCCACCAACGGGCATCTCATGTTTCACTTTCTCCATCCATCCCACCACACAGCTCTAACACCGCAGGTATGGGACTGTAGAGTTCACCTCCTAGAAACACTCCTTCATGTCGgttctccctctttcttctttctcaccTCAGATTTCAACAGGAATTGTTACTGCAGCCACTTTGGCACCGGCACctgtggggaaaaaatgaaatgtaagtATGTCTGGCTGTATTGTGCCCACGCTACTCTCTCCCCAACACACCATACACACCTTCTTCAGTTGTTTGATATTGCTTCCTCGGATCGAGGCGAGCAGTTGGTCCCTTGAGTTCTTACTACCACCTGGAGTCAGAGAGTTCCTCATGTTGTTTACATCCAGCATAGGAGGGGGGGGAGGTGGAGGTCCAACcccaggaggaggtggaggtggtggtggccCTCCAGCTCCTCTTTTAGGTGTTAGCTTGGGTGAGGGCATAGGTGAGGGTATGGGGGACGCTTTGGGGGACGCTTTGGGTGAACCTCTAAGAGATCCTCCACCTCCAGTCTTGGGCACCTCCAGTGTCTCTTTCTTGTCTCCATTGGCCTGGGcctgcttctgctcctgcaGCCGCTTCTGCCGCTGCCGGTCCATGTTGCGACTCAGTATGTTTGTCGTGGTCATTCTGGGCCCGGCTAATTCAAAGTGGTAGCCCAGTTTGAGCAGGGTGGTGTTATCTTTCAGGATTTTGATCATCTCCATCTCAGTTTTCCCACCACAGATGTGTCGCTGGTTTTGAAAGCGAAGCTCAGTCAGCGTGGAGTTGTGTTGCAGTGCCTGGATAAGAGAAAGGATGCCCTTGCCCGTGAGATGGTTGGAGTCAAGGTTAATGCTGGTGATCGTCTTGTTGGTGCGTATTGTGCCAGCGATGGCGTAAGCCACATGGTCGTCTGCGCGGCAGTTGGCCAAGGCAAATGTTTTAACGTGGGTGTTGTTGTGCAGAGCCTCTGCAAACTCAATGAGTGTTTTGGTCTTGATGACCTCGGAGTTGTTGACATTGAGCTCAGTGAGGGAGGGGTCGTTGCGTCGAACATACTCCATCAGCTCATCAAACATGCTTGACTCTtcgtcgtcctcttcctcctttgccTTGCTGCCTGCGGTGTTTTTGGTAACACAGTTGCCAAGTTTCTcagtttcctctgcttttttaacttttcctttactgacatctctttcctttttctcctctgttttcttctctggaCTAATCGTATTGTCCTTCTCCTTCACGTGGTCACTGTG
It contains:
- the lmod1b gene encoding leiomodin-1, which produces MSRRKVRGLTRTGRQVSEDPDLDNLLSTLSPEEVEELEKTMMKVPDLNPEDGKIIIQGESQPAQQPAGNNLRDAKLDSKRESDTKGRLSQREQSFEGDPKKQSRKQEYLRKMGLSQEGSDDTEGGLRKQASVASKKDTKMEDSNNKGPEKEERSRLSSRYKKQESKDHDVKEEMNEKERCEDSRLRDKPRESTGSKTKDMISKLQEKKEDGKERDRREDSRRRDESKTKDIISKLREKSEKEVGKEKERKSDSIRTQGLVSKMVEKQSKAQENHESKSEEKKPQAEEKKDRDKNKPDVKLERKPSGKKEGHEKAEKRTDREELVNHSDHVKEKDNTISPEKKTEEKKERDVSKGKVKKAEETEKLGNCVTKNTAGSKAKEEEDDEESSMFDELMEYVRRNDPSLTELNVNNSEVIKTKTLIEFAEALHNNTHVKTFALANCRADDHVAYAIAGTIRTNKTITSINLDSNHLTGKGILSLIQALQHNSTLTELRFQNQRHICGGKTEMEMIKILKDNTTLLKLGYHFELAGPRMTTTNILSRNMDRQRQKRLQEQKQAQANGDKKETLEVPKTGGGGSLRGSPKASPKASPIPSPMPSPKLTPKRGAGGPPPPPPPPGVGPPPPPPPMLDVNNMRNSLTPGGSKNSRDQLLASIRGSNIKQLKKVPVPKWLQ